A window from Phycisphaeraceae bacterium encodes these proteins:
- a CDS encoding type II toxin-antitoxin system HicA family toxin: protein MSQWGSQRARRVLAALLRIGWQLKRQSGSHCTLAREGSLVRDGQTMCLHSTTRMRSDRRCSRELRRRPA, encoded by the coding sequence ATGAGCCAGTGGGGAAGCCAGCGAGCACGCCGAGTCTTGGCTGCTCTACTGAGAATCGGTTGGCAACTCAAGCGGCAAAGCGGATCGCACTGCACGCTCGCTCGTGAGGGCTCGCTCGTGAGGGATGGCCAGACTATGTGTTTGCATTCCACGACGCGGATGAGATCGGACCGAAGATGCTCTCGCGAATTGCGAAGGCGACCGGCCTGA
- a CDS encoding M48 family metallopeptidase, translated as MTTDRSQIQIAGIAVEVVRKEIKHLHVGVYPPAGRVRVAAPLGFDDEAVRLALVSRLGWTRRKQKEFAGQDRQSQREIVTGESHYFQGRRYLLAVKECDGAAQVRLVGKSSMELRVPPGFDHAQRDAVLQRWYRRQLRALLPALLAKWEPRIGKTASEVRIRKMKTRWGSCNGPARRVWLNLELIKKPVLCLEYVLVHELVHLHERHHNDRFLEWMDTLLPAWRVHRDELNRAPLAHEEWTY; from the coding sequence GTGACTACTGATCGCAGCCAAATCCAGATCGCCGGCATCGCCGTCGAGGTGGTGCGTAAGGAGATCAAGCACCTTCACGTAGGGGTCTACCCGCCCGCGGGCCGGGTGCGGGTGGCGGCCCCACTGGGCTTCGATGACGAAGCGGTGCGGCTGGCATTGGTTTCGCGCCTGGGGTGGACTCGCCGCAAGCAGAAGGAGTTCGCAGGGCAGGATCGCCAGTCGCAGCGAGAGATCGTGACGGGCGAGAGCCACTACTTCCAGGGACGCCGCTACCTGCTCGCTGTGAAGGAGTGCGATGGTGCTGCGCAGGTACGGCTCGTTGGCAAGTCGTCGATGGAACTGCGCGTCCCTCCCGGATTCGACCATGCTCAACGGGATGCTGTGTTGCAGCGCTGGTACCGCCGCCAGCTGAGAGCACTACTCCCGGCGCTACTCGCGAAATGGGAGCCCAGGATTGGAAAGACGGCCTCCGAGGTGCGGATCAGGAAGATGAAAACCCGCTGGGGAAGCTGCAACGGCCCTGCACGGCGCGTCTGGCTGAACCTGGAACTCATCAAGAAGCCGGTGCTGTGCCTGGAATATGTGCTGGTCCATGAGCTTGTGCATCTGCACGAACGGCATCACAACGACCGCTTCCTGGAGTGGATGGATACGTTGCTCCCTGCGTGGCGTGTTCATCGTGATGAGCTGAACCGCGCGCCGCTCGCGCACGAGGAGTGGACTTACTGA
- a CDS encoding nuclear transport factor 2 family protein — protein sequence MDNSITADSVVRFLSYFEEVAMKEDFRLLHDMIDERAYFRFNDGDFVGRQSIQAVFERTWKGDPTVKKTRFYLSDIVVLTTDRASATATYTYNWEGAQGGREFKIQGRGTRVLAHEGGKFRIVHEHLSRFPARSPA from the coding sequence GTGGACAACAGCATCACCGCAGACTCGGTCGTAAGATTCCTCAGTTACTTTGAGGAGGTTGCCATGAAGGAGGACTTCCGCCTCCTCCACGATATGATTGACGAGCGAGCCTACTTCCGCTTCAATGACGGGGACTTCGTCGGCCGCCAGTCGATCCAAGCCGTCTTCGAGAGAACGTGGAAGGGTGATCCCACGGTCAAGAAGACCCGGTTCTACTTGTCCGACATCGTAGTGCTCACGACAGACAGGGCTTCAGCAACTGCAACCTACACATACAACTGGGAAGGCGCCCAAGGTGGCCGGGAGTTCAAGATTCAAGGCCGAGGCACCCGGGTGCTCGCACACGAGGGAGGCAAGTTTCGAATCGTCCACGAGCACCTCAGCCGCTTCCCTGCGCGCAGTCCTGCCTAA
- a CDS encoding type II toxin-antitoxin system HicB family antitoxin: MEFTIELEREDDGRWIAEVPSLPGVLAYGGNPNEARFKAQALALRVVAERLEHGEAGSEFLSISFKAA, encoded by the coding sequence ATGGAATTCACGATCGAGCTCGAGCGCGAGGATGACGGTCGCTGGATTGCGGAGGTCCCGTCGTTGCCCGGTGTACTTGCCTATGGCGGCAACCCCAACGAAGCCAGGTTCAAGGCCCAGGCGCTGGCGCTCCGCGTGGTGGCGGAGCGACTTGAGCATGGCGAAGCGGGCTCCGAGTTTCTGAGCATTAGTTTCAAGGCCGCATGA